The Ahaetulla prasina isolate Xishuangbanna chromosome 3, ASM2864084v1, whole genome shotgun sequence genome window below encodes:
- the IER5 gene encoding immediate early response gene 5 protein gives MECKLEAHRIVSISLGKMYSARGQRGGVKLHKNLLVSLVLRSARQVYLSELDCAPSPPLAAAPSPAAAALNPLRDGGEEGGRPPLPFFSSPPRAFLPPTRAMLSSDPRTSPWCRKLPPSSSDWEVQRLPRCCGCCCGSSFGSEAGKRPAEAAPALDCSRKRNAALHPDGGTEETSPGSSPLKKVRREEEEEEEKEEDMETGNVANLISIFGSSFSGLLSKKSCGGEREGSNQRGRRQEKEEEARGTEAEPGQICCDESVLRNLNPWSTAIVAF, from the coding sequence ATGGAGTGCAAGCTGGAAGCTCACCGTATCGTCAGCATCTCGCTAGGCAAGATGTACAGCGCGCGAGGTCAACGCGGCGgcgtgaaattgcacaaaaaccTTCTCGTGTCGCTTGTCCTGCGCAGCGCCCGGCAGGTCTACCTGAGCGAACTCGATTGCGCCCCTTCGCCTCCTCTAGCTGCTGCTCCCTCGCCGGCAGCCGCTGCGCTGAATCCCCTCCGAGAtggtggggaggaaggagggcGCCCGCCGCtgcccttcttctcttctcctcctcgcGCCTTTCTGCCGCCGACCCGGGCGATGTTGTCGTCTGATCCCCGGACTTCTCCGTGGTGCCGGAAGCTCCCGCCGTCGTCGTCGGACTGGGAAGTTCAGCGGTTGCCACGCTGCTGCGGCTGCTGCTGCGGCTCCTCTTTCGGGAGCGAAGCTGGCAAACGGCCGGCCGAGGCGGCTCCTGCCCTCGACTGCTCCAGAAAGCGGAACGCTGCTCTGCATCCCGATGGCGGGACCGAGGAAACGTCTCCCGGCAGCTCTCCGCTGAAAAAGGTCCgccgggaggaagaggaggaggaggagaaagaggaggacatGGAGACGGGCAATGTGGCCAATCTCATCAGCATCTTCGGCTCCAGTTTCTCGGGACTACTAAGCAAAAAGTCCTGCGGGGGCGAGAGGGAGGGCAGCAATCAGCGGGGAAGGCggcaagagaaagaggaggaggcaaGAGGGACTGAAGCTGAGCCCGGGCAAATCTGTTGCGATGAATCGGTGCTACGAAACCTCAACCCTTGGAGTACAGCGATTGTGGCTTTCTga